The window CGCGATGCGCTTGTTGGGGATCGCATAAGACTTGCCCGACAAGCCTTCAAGCGCCGTCGGGTCGAGCTTTTCACCTTGCTTGCCGGCGAGGGCCTCGGTCGGACCTTCGGTGGCACTGATCGCTTCGATTGCCAGCGGCCAGCCGTCGTTGTCCAGCGCGGCACGGAAATTCACCGCTGCAACCGGGCGGAGCACATCACGCAGGAACTCTTCCTCGCGACTCCAGATGAGTTTGACCGGGCGGCCAACCGCTTTCGCCAGCGCGATCGCCTGAGGGTAGGGACTGGCCGAATCGTAGAGGAAATGCCGACCGAAGAATCCACCCAGCAGCGGTGAATGCAAGATGATGCGCGACGGATCGAGGCCCGTGCGTTTGGCGACGTCGGCGCGGAACATGTCCGGCGCCTGATTCGGCAGCCAGACTTCCAGCGAACCGTCCGGATTGAATCGGGCAAGGGCTGAAGGCGGCTCCAGTTGGCCGTGGTTCAGGTATTGGTTGTGGTAAGTGGCGTCGATCCGGGTCTTGGTCTCTTTGAGAATCGCAGCCACATCACCTTCATGTTCATCATCCTTGGCAGGGCCCTTATCTTCAGCGAGGCGCTTGAACCAAGCATCGCTGGAAAAGTCGGCGGGCATCGGCCGCACTTTGCTCTCGGCCGTTGGTTCTTGCCAGTCGACCTGAATCGCCTCGACCGCACGTTTGGCGTGCCACCAGCGCTCGGCGACAACCGCCACGGCGCCCGGCAGACGATGCACGGAATGCACGCCTTTCATTGCCTTGACCTGGTCTTCGTTGCGCAGGTTGCCGACAGTCATGCCCAGGCGCGGGGCATGTTGCACGGCGGCATGGAGCATGTCGTCGACTTTCAGATCGATGCTGTACAGCGCTTTGCCGGTGGACTTGTCGTAAGCATCGAGACGCTTCACCGGTTTGCCGATCCAGCGGAACTGACTCGGATCACGCAGTTGCACGGAGGCCGGATCGGGAACCGGCAGATCCATCGCGCGCTCGGCCAATTCACCGTAGGCCAGCGAGCGACCGGACTTGGTATGCACGACTTTGCCAGGCTCGGTGCTCAACTCGCTCACAGGCACCCCGAGTTGCTGCGCGCCCGCCTGCAGCAGCATGGCGCGGGCGAGGGCGCCGAGGCGGCGCATGACCGGGTAACTCAGGCGCACCGACATGCTGCCGCCGGTGATGCGCATGCCGTTTTCCAACACCACATAGGCTTCGCCGGGCGGGGCGGCCTCGACCAGAAAGGTCGACGGATCAGCATCTAGCTCTTCGCCGACAATCTGCGCCATCGCCGTAAACGTACCTTGTCCGCCCTCCATGAACGGGCAGAGCAGACGCACGCGGTTGTCCGGACGGATTTCGAGAAACGCCGGGACCTGCGTGCCGCGCTCGGCCGTCGTAGTTGCCGCAGCCGCTTGCACGCGTGTTGTACCGAGCGGCAGGCCGAAACCGAGGACCAGCGCGCCGACGGCAGTCCCGGTCAGAAAACGCCTGCGGGATACATTGATCGGTTCGTGCAGATCCAGTACCGAGGCTTGCATTGAAGGGTCGATGCGAACGGTCATCAGGCGTCTCCTTTGCCGGCAAGCTCATGCACGGCGGCATGAATGGCGTTGTAAGTCCCGCAGCGGCACAGATTGACCATCGCCGCGTCGATCTGCGCATCACTCGGCGTGGGGTTCTGCTTGAGCAACGCGGTGGCGGCCATCACCTGCCCGGACTGGCAGTAACCGCACTGTGCGACCTGCAGATCGACCCAGGTCGAGACCACCCGTTTGCCCACTTCATCGCTTTCGATGGCCTCAATCGTCGTGACCTCGCGACCTACCACACCGGCCACCGGCGTAACGCACGAGCGCACCACATTGCCGTCCACCAGCACCGAGCAGGCGCCGCATTGCGCCAGTCCGCAGCCGTACTTGGTTCCGGTCATGCCCAGATCATCGCGGATCACCCACAGCAAGGGTGTATCGGCGTCGGCATCGACCTGATAGGTCTTCTGGTTGATTCGTAGTTCCATGGTTCACCCGCTTGATCATCGGTTGACGTGCATTGTTATTGGCGGCGACACGCGGCGAGGCGCATCACCGGTTTTCGTTCATTTCGCTACTGTGCCGAGCGCTTCTGCCTCAAATGGCTGCCCGCGCAGGAGAGCGATGTCACGACTCGGCGCGGTGCCGAACAGCCGGGCATATTCGCGGCTGAACTGCGAAGGACTTTCATAGCCGACCGCAAACGCCGCCCGTGAAACGTCGAGGCGCTCGACCAGCATCAGACGGCGGGCCTCATTCAGTCGCAGCCATTTCTGGTACTGCAGCGGGCTCATGCCGGTGAGCTGGCGGAAATGATGGTGAAAGGTCGGCGCGCTCATCTGCACCCGCGCGGCCAGATCGTCGATGCGCAGGGCATCGGTGTAATTGACCTTGAGCCAGTCAATCGCCTTGGCGATGCGGTAACCCTGACCATCGACGGCAGTGATCTGCCGCAGCCGCGCACCTTGGTCGGTGTGCAGCAACCGATAGTGGATTTCGCGCAGAATCAGCGGCGCCAGCACCGGGATCGCTTCGGGTTCATCGAGCAATGCCAGCAGGCGATCGAGCGCGCCCTCCAGCGCAGAGGACAGGCTGCCAATCGCGGCGCCCGTGCCCGTTGCTGGCTGCCGCTTGGCCGGCAAGCCACTCTTGGTGATGACTTCGGCGAGCATGCCGACATCCAGTTTCAGCACCAGGCCGACACAGGGCTGCTCGGGACTGGCAAGCATCACTTCGGAGTTGGCGGGCAGGTCCAGCGACGTCACCAGAAACCGCGAAGGGTCATAGCTGTAACCCTCACCACCGACCCACAAA of the Pseudomonas sp. Seg1 genome contains:
- a CDS encoding molybdopterin cofactor-binding domain-containing protein, whose translation is MTVRIDPSMQASVLDLHEPINVSRRRFLTGTAVGALVLGFGLPLGTTRVQAAAATTTAERGTQVPAFLEIRPDNRVRLLCPFMEGGQGTFTAMAQIVGEELDADPSTFLVEAAPPGEAYVVLENGMRITGGSMSVRLSYPVMRRLGALARAMLLQAGAQQLGVPVSELSTEPGKVVHTKSGRSLAYGELAERAMDLPVPDPASVQLRDPSQFRWIGKPVKRLDAYDKSTGKALYSIDLKVDDMLHAAVQHAPRLGMTVGNLRNEDQVKAMKGVHSVHRLPGAVAVVAERWWHAKRAVEAIQVDWQEPTAESKVRPMPADFSSDAWFKRLAEDKGPAKDDEHEGDVAAILKETKTRIDATYHNQYLNHGQLEPPSALARFNPDGSLEVWLPNQAPDMFRADVAKRTGLDPSRIILHSPLLGGFFGRHFLYDSASPYPQAIALAKAVGRPVKLIWSREEEFLRDVLRPVAAVNFRAALDNDGWPLAIEAISATEGPTEALAGKQGEKLDPTALEGLSGKSYAIPNKRIAQIYVKGPAMLGYWRSVGNSLNDFFYESFLDELADKGGKDPFDLRLHLLRDNKRLTTLLQAVGELSGGWKRGPFTAEDGSRRARGVAMASPFGTETAVIAEVSIENGQVKVHDIWQAIDPGSIVNPAIVEAQVNGAVALGLSQTLVEEAVWVDGKPRARNYDLYPILPPARMARVHVRVVESGEKMGGIGEPPLPAVAPAVANAVATLTGQRVRSLPMSRHTFS
- a CDS encoding (2Fe-2S)-binding protein yields the protein MELRINQKTYQVDADADTPLLWVIRDDLGMTGTKYGCGLAQCGACSVLVDGNVVRSCVTPVAGVVGREVTTIEAIESDEVGKRVVSTWVDLQVAQCGYCQSGQVMAATALLKQNPTPSDAQIDAAMVNLCRCGTYNAIHAAVHELAGKGDA
- a CDS encoding AraC family transcriptional regulator — its product is MIPTPLPQESPLALHIDPRVSVPGDFATAIPGLSLFRRDQPAPPVVCMIEPSLILVGRGEKRLWVGGEGYSYDPSRFLVTSLDLPANSEVMLASPEQPCVGLVLKLDVGMLAEVITKSGLPAKRQPATGTGAAIGSLSSALEGALDRLLALLDEPEAIPVLAPLILREIHYRLLHTDQGARLRQITAVDGQGYRIAKAIDWLKVNYTDALRIDDLAARVQMSAPTFHHHFRQLTGMSPLQYQKWLRLNEARRLMLVERLDVSRAAFAVGYESPSQFSREYARLFGTAPSRDIALLRGQPFEAEALGTVAK